GGCCATCTTAGCCCGACGAATGGAAAAGGACCTTAGCAAAGAAGAGATTCTGTATCTGTATCTGAATCAAATTTATTTTGGACAAGGGGCTTACGGAATCGAAATGGCCTCTCAGGTTTACTTTAAAAAACCCGCTACGGAGCTACAGATTCACGAAGCTGCTATTTTAGCAGGGCTACCTAAGGCTCCCTCTAGCTTCTCCCCAGTACGTAACCCTCAGAGAGCTAAGATTCGCCAACTGTATGTGCTTTCAAGAATGCGCGACGAAAAATTCATCACCGAAGAACAACGTGAAGAAAGCGCAAAGATGTCGCTTAAAGTGAACTACATGTCAGACTATAAAGAAGTGGCTCCATATTTTCTTGAAACCGTCCGTTTACTTTTAGTCGCAGAACTTGGTGAAGAGACTGTGCTTGATAAAGGACTTAAAGTCTTTACCAGCTTGGATATAGAAAAACACAAGCAAGCTCAAGAGGCTTTAAAACAAGGACTTAAAGAATTAGATAAGCGACAAGGCTATCGTGGACCTATTAAAAATATTTCTGATCCAACTGAAGCTCTTAATTTTTTAGCCGAAAAAAAGAAAGAGCTTCTTAACAAACAACAACCCTTTATCACTATTGACGCCGAAGGAAAGGTGGTGGAGGTCAGTGAAGACAACAACCTTGTTATGGCCAACGCTGGTAGCAGCAATACACTCCCCAGCTTTATTGCCACTGGTGATGTGGTTGAAGGGATTGTCACTAAGGTCTTAGATAAGTATGGGTTTGTCGAAGTGCAACTTCCAGACACCGTAGGATTGATCGACTTTGAAAGTATGAAGTGGGCACGTAAACCCGATCCTTCTATAGCGGCGAAGTTTGCAGAGATCAAATTTCCTTCGCAAGCCTTAAAAGTGGGAGACATCATTCAAGTTCGAGTTGTCGGCTCTCGCATTAAAACTGAAGCCTTTAGCAAACTGAAGCCACAAGAAAAAAGTCAGATCTTTCAATACGACACTTACGTGCACCTAGAACTGGAGCAAGAACCTGAAGCCGATGCCGCTCTGCTGTCCTTAGACCAAGAGACCCAAGAGATCATTGCTATGGTCGGCGGGTACAGCTTTGAAAGAACCGAGTACAACAAAGCCATTCAAGCGGCTCGCCAAACAGGTTCATCTTTTAAACCTATCGTATATGCTGCCGCTTTAGATAAAGGCTTTCAACCCAACACAGAAATTTTTGATATCCCTATCGTTTTTAAAGAAGAAGACAAAGAAAAATCCACTAAAGACGAAACCATTTACAACAAGTATAAGCCCTCCAACCATAGCAAAGATTTTCATGGCGATATTTTATTTCGTGATGCTTTGGTAAGATCTCTTAACGTCCCCACCATTCGTATTACTGATAAGGTTGGCGTGAACTGGGTGATGTCTTATGCGCAACGCTTAGGGATTTTTTCTCCCCTAAACAACGACATCACTCTGTCTTTGGGTTCAAGTGGCGTAACTTTGTATGAAATGACTAAAGCATATTCGCAGTTTGGTCGCTTAGGAAAGCGCATTCGTCCTCTAATCATAAAAAAAGTTTATGATGAGGCAGGCGAAGTCCTTTTAGAAAATCTTTCTCTCGATAAACGCTTTCAGGAAGAGATTGTAAATCGAGAGCAGCAATGGAAAGAGCGGGTCCTTGATAGACAGGCCTTTGGTGATGTCTCGGATAAATTTGTTTTTGAAAGAGACGAGGATCAATTGATCAAACCACAAACCGCTTATGTCATGACCGACATCTTACGTGGTGTGATCTTTGACGAGAGTGGTACTGCGCGTGCCGCATCTTCCATCAATAGACCCGTAGCAGGTAAAACGGGAACCACCGATAATTATTATGATGCTTGGTTTATTGGATACTCTCCTCAAATTGCTACAGGAGTATGGGTAGGATACGAACAGGAGCGCACTCTGGGCCGTGGCGAAGTAGGTGGCCGTGCTGCTCTGCCCATTTGGATTCAATACATGAGAGAGGCTCACAAGGACCTTCCTATTGTAGACTTTCCTGTCCCACGTGGTATTGTGACCGTCGAGATCGATGCCAAAACAGGAAAGCTTGCCACTGACTATTCTGACAAGAAGTATCCCCAAGCTTTTGAAGAGGGCATGGAACCTCAAGAGAATTCATCTTCTGATGAACAGATAGATGAAAAAGAATTTTTGAAGGAAGATTTGTCTGGATGAAAAACATTGAGCTAAAGGGAGTCAAACAAAACAATCTTAAGAATATTGATGTCTCTATTCCCATTGGCTCTTTTACTGTTATCTGTGGCCCTAGTGGTTCTGGTAAAAGTTCTTTGGCCTTTCAAACTTTATTTGCCGAAGGACAACGTCGCTACATTGAATCTCTGTCAAACTACTCCAAACAATTTATCAACAAAGCCCCCAAGCCCGACCTGCTCTCTGTAGAAAACATCCCACCTGCTATCGCGCTTCAACAAAAAAATGGAGTCCGTAATTCACGCTCTACTGTAGGTACAAGTACGGAAATCACAGATTATTTACGACTGCTTTTCTCAAAAGTAGGACAAACGTTTTGTCCTGACCACAATATCAGACTTAAAACAGTAAGCCCCATTGATGCTGCCGAGGACGTCATTAAGGCTTTTCCTCAGTCTCGCGCTTACATTCTTTTCCCTATTTATCAAAAATTGGTCGCCTATAAAGACAAAGAACTTTTAAAACATTTGATACAGTTAGGGTTTTTACGAGGAGCTGCTTTTGATCAAGAAACCTGGCAAAAAGGCACTTCCTTTTATAAAACTTCAGAAATTGATGTCTTTGATCTAAATACAAGTGAAGCTTTAGACTACATCAAGGAAGATTTCTTTATTGTCGTAGACCGACTGGTGATCGAAGAGGATGATCTTGGGCGTATTTTTGATTCCTTTCAACAAGCTTATGACGCCTATTTAAGTTGCCACAGCACAGAACTCCATGGTGAGGCTTTTGTTTGGACTACAGACAATATTTTGCAGCGCTATACAGAACAGAACGCCTGCCCGATCTGTGATTTTAAATTTCCACCTCTGTCTCCTCAGCTCTTTAGTTTTAATAGTGCTCTAGGTGCATGTGAAAGCTGTAGTGGGTTTGGCAATCGACTTGAAGTTGATGAACACAAAGTGATTCCTTTTCCACAGAAAACTCTTATGGAAGGAGCTATTGCCCCTTTTGCCATGCCCTCTGGAAGAGCCGACTTTAGAAAGCTTATTAAATTTTGCGAAGCCGAAGGGATTGATGTTCATACCCCATGGGTAAAAATGAAACCCTTAGATAAACAAAAAGTCTGGGAAGGACACAAAAAGTGGTTTGGGGTTTTAGGTTTATTCGAGTACCTGGAAACCAAAAAGTATAAAATGCACGTGCGGGTTTTTCTGGCTCGTTATAAAAGCTCTTTCACCTGTAAGACCTGTCATGGTTCTCGCCTCAAAACTGAGGTGGATGACATCACCGTTCAAGGTAAAAACATCACCCAGTATTGCAATATGCCCCTGAGCGAGTTACTGGACGCTTTTTATAATTTCAAATGGAGTGAGCACGATCAAATTCTTTGCAAAGAAGTTTTAGGGCAACTTAAATTACGTTTAGAATATTTAAACAAAGTCGGCCTTGGGTACCTTACGTTAGATCGCTTAACTCGCACTCTTTCTGGAGGGGAATACCAAAGAATGAACTTGGCTCATCAATTGGGCATGGGTTTGTCACAAACTTTATTTATCTTAGACGAACCTACTATTGGTTTGCACTCTCGTGATAACGATCGGCTGATTGAAATCCTTAAAGGTCTACACGAGCTGGGCAATACCGTTGTCGTTGTGGAACACGATCACGATGTCATTCAAAACAGCGAACGCGTGATCGAATTAGGGCCTGGTTCTGGGCACAAAGGCGGAGAGATCATTTATTCTGGTGAAACCAAAAACTTCTTAGCTTCTAATAGTCTTACCGCTCATTATCTTAAAACTTTGCAAAGCTGGACGCCACCTCGTGAAGTTCGACCCGTCAGCCGAAAAGATTCTTTCATCACCCTTGAAGGTGCAGTTGGAAATAATTTAAAAAATGTCACTTTACAAATTCCTCTAAAAAAACTCATTACAGTGACAGGCGTGAGTGGCTCTGGAAAATCGAGCCTTATCACAGGAACCCTATATCCAGCATTGGCACAGAAGCTCAATATCAGTGCCGAGCCACCACTTCCCTTTAAAAAATTAGTGGGTGAACATCTTTTGCGTAACGTTTTTTTAATGGACCAAAATGCTGTTGGAAAAACTCAACGTTCCAATCCCGCTACATATCTTAAAATTTATGATGTTATTCGCAGTCTTTACGCCGACACCAAAGAAAGCAAATTCCAAGGTTTTACCGCTGGCACCTTCAGCTTGAATGTTGATGGGGGACGTTGCCCCACCTGTAAAGGCTTAGGTCACGAGCTGGTGGATATGATTTTTATGGATGACATTTTAATTCCCTGCGAAGACTGTAAGGGTAAACGCTTTCGTCAAGAAGTGTTGAAAGTGAAGTTTAACAACAAAAATATTCATGAAGTTTTGGAAATGACAGCAGAAGAGGCTCTTAAGTTTTTTGTGGCCTATCAAGGTATACGAAAACCATTGAGTATTCTTAAAGAGGTGGGCTTAGAACACCTTAAATTGGGTCAAGCCCTTTCCACACTCAGTGGTGGTGAGATTCAAAGACTCAAATTAGCCAAACAATTTTTAACTTCTGAAGCCCACAACGCCTTATATATTCTGGATGAACCCACAACTGGTTTACATTTCAGAGAGATCGAACTTTTGCTTAAACTTTTACAAAAGCTTGTAGAAGGCGGTGCCACAGTGCTTCTTATTGAACATAATCTTGAGATTATAAAAAATTCAGACTGGGTCATTGATATTGGCCCTGAGGCAGGATCAGGCGGCGGGAAGATCATTGCCGAAGGGACTCCTGTTGATATTGCCAAGAAAAAGACTTACACTGCCCGCTACTTAAAACAATATTTAAGCGGTGAACCCCTCTATGGATCAAAAGAAAATCAAGCTCCTTCACTTACTTAAAAAAGATATTGCCCCTTATCTGGGAGGCTTTATCGCTTTGATTGTTGTGGGGCTGATCGCGGGGATCACAAAGTCCACTTTACCTTGGCTCACATCACGCTTGCTCACTTTATGGGAACGTCCCGAGGAACTTTCTACTTCTTTTCTTGAAGAAGCCTCACACCCTATTATCGTGGCCATTAGAGAGTTTGTGGCTCCACTTTATAACTACCTCTTTACAGGTGATGACCAGATCATTCGGTTACCTCTGGTGATTCTTGCCTGTTATATTTTTTCAAACATTGCACGCTTCATTGTGTGCTCTCAAACCCGTCTTATCGCAGAAAAAATTTGCATTGATCATCGCAAAAAACTTTTAAATCAATACTTACAGTCCCCGCTTTCTTATTTAGAACAGTTTAAATCTGGTTCAGGCGGGCTGATCAGCCGTATGCTCAATGACATCAACCAAATTTATAATGGTTTTACCAAAACCGCAGACCTTCTTAAAGAGCCCGTGGTGTGCCTGGGCTCCTTACTTTTTCTTTTATACGTGACAAGCCTTAAACAGATGGCCTTCCTTTTTGTTTTGTTAATCTTTGTCGCTGTATTTGTGGTCGCTCTTACTAAGTCCATCCGCAGAAACAGTCGTAGAAACCAAGAAAATTTAGAAGAAATCACAAGTACCTTAAAAGAAACTTTAGATGGCTCACGCATCATTCGTTCATTTAACCTTGAGGAAAAAATCAGAATACGCTTCAAAAAGCAGGTCGATCAATTCTACAAATTCAGAAAAAAAATCACCCTCTTAGAAGAATCCAGTGGTCCAATCACGGAATCCTTCACCACTGTGATTGTGGCTGCTGTTTTGATCACTGTGGGTCTACTCATTAAAAAAGGCGAAATGACTGTTGCCGAATTTATGGGCTCAGGCGTGGCTCTTGGACTTTTATTTGATTCGGCAAAGAAGACTCAAGACGCTATCATTCGTGTTCAACAAGGCTTAGTCGCTCGCGTACGATTGCAAGAGATTTTACTTGTTGGGGAAGAACACATCTCTGATCCTCAAAATGTCATTGCCATGCCTACAGATTGGGACAGCATCAAGTTTAACAATATCAACTATAGCATTGGCGATCGTCATATTTTAAAAAATATCAATCTGACTATTAAACGTGGTGAAACCGTAGCCTTAGTCGGTCCCAGTGGATCTGGAAAAACGTCTTTACTTAATCTTTTAGAACGATTTATCAGTCCTGATTCAGGCAGCATCCATATTGGAAACGCAGACATCACGGCAATTCCTTTACATGAACTACGAAGACATATCTCTTTAGTTTCCCAAGATGTCTTTTTATTTAGAGACACCTTAGAAGAAAACATCCGAGCCTCTATAGTCAACGCCACTCACGCTGATATCGAGGCCGCTGCCAAAGCCGCTAATGTTCATAGCTTTATTCAATCTTTACCCGATGGATACCAGACCTTAGCGGGAGACCGAGGACAAAGGCTCAGCGGTGGCGAAAAACAGCGCATCTCCATCGCTCGCGCTTTTTTAAAGAACGCCCCCATCCTTCTATTAGACGAAGCCACAAGCGCCTTAGACACCGACAATGAAGTCGAGGTCCAGAAGGGTCTACAGACCCTTATGCAAGATAAAACGTGCTTTGTCGTCGCTCATAGGCTGTCCACCATCAGAAACGCTGATCGCATCATCGTCCTTAAAAACGGCGAAGTGGTTCAAACTGGAACACACCAAGAACTCGCCGACCAACAAGGCGAATACCACCGCCTCCTTAATCTTCATTAACTTCTATCT
This region of Pseudobdellovibrionaceae bacterium genomic DNA includes:
- a CDS encoding PBP1A family penicillin-binding protein, whose protein sequence is MLKYWKYILGAFVFLGLVGVLTLTIIISRFSSKLPKIIKAEDYTPLKVTEVFDRNGEKIGEFLRERRIVIDIKTLPPYVVQAFVAAEDSDFYRHNGINFQAIFRAMIANLRAGRTVQGGSTITQQVAKQILLTSERSIDRKIKEAILARRMEKDLSKEEILYLYLNQIYFGQGAYGIEMASQVYFKKPATELQIHEAAILAGLPKAPSSFSPVRNPQRAKIRQLYVLSRMRDEKFITEEQREESAKMSLKVNYMSDYKEVAPYFLETVRLLLVAELGEETVLDKGLKVFTSLDIEKHKQAQEALKQGLKELDKRQGYRGPIKNISDPTEALNFLAEKKKELLNKQQPFITIDAEGKVVEVSEDNNLVMANAGSSNTLPSFIATGDVVEGIVTKVLDKYGFVEVQLPDTVGLIDFESMKWARKPDPSIAAKFAEIKFPSQALKVGDIIQVRVVGSRIKTEAFSKLKPQEKSQIFQYDTYVHLELEQEPEADAALLSLDQETQEIIAMVGGYSFERTEYNKAIQAARQTGSSFKPIVYAAALDKGFQPNTEIFDIPIVFKEEDKEKSTKDETIYNKYKPSNHSKDFHGDILFRDALVRSLNVPTIRITDKVGVNWVMSYAQRLGIFSPLNNDITLSLGSSGVTLYEMTKAYSQFGRLGKRIRPLIIKKVYDEAGEVLLENLSLDKRFQEEIVNREQQWKERVLDRQAFGDVSDKFVFERDEDQLIKPQTAYVMTDILRGVIFDESGTARAASSINRPVAGKTGTTDNYYDAWFIGYSPQIATGVWVGYEQERTLGRGEVGGRAALPIWIQYMREAHKDLPIVDFPVPRGIVTVEIDAKTGKLATDYSDKKYPQAFEEGMEPQENSSSDEQIDEKEFLKEDLSG
- the uvrA gene encoding excinuclease ABC subunit UvrA, with protein sequence MKNIELKGVKQNNLKNIDVSIPIGSFTVICGPSGSGKSSLAFQTLFAEGQRRYIESLSNYSKQFINKAPKPDLLSVENIPPAIALQQKNGVRNSRSTVGTSTEITDYLRLLFSKVGQTFCPDHNIRLKTVSPIDAAEDVIKAFPQSRAYILFPIYQKLVAYKDKELLKHLIQLGFLRGAAFDQETWQKGTSFYKTSEIDVFDLNTSEALDYIKEDFFIVVDRLVIEEDDLGRIFDSFQQAYDAYLSCHSTELHGEAFVWTTDNILQRYTEQNACPICDFKFPPLSPQLFSFNSALGACESCSGFGNRLEVDEHKVIPFPQKTLMEGAIAPFAMPSGRADFRKLIKFCEAEGIDVHTPWVKMKPLDKQKVWEGHKKWFGVLGLFEYLETKKYKMHVRVFLARYKSSFTCKTCHGSRLKTEVDDITVQGKNITQYCNMPLSELLDAFYNFKWSEHDQILCKEVLGQLKLRLEYLNKVGLGYLTLDRLTRTLSGGEYQRMNLAHQLGMGLSQTLFILDEPTIGLHSRDNDRLIEILKGLHELGNTVVVVEHDHDVIQNSERVIELGPGSGHKGGEIIYSGETKNFLASNSLTAHYLKTLQSWTPPREVRPVSRKDSFITLEGAVGNNLKNVTLQIPLKKLITVTGVSGSGKSSLITGTLYPALAQKLNISAEPPLPFKKLVGEHLLRNVFLMDQNAVGKTQRSNPATYLKIYDVIRSLYADTKESKFQGFTAGTFSLNVDGGRCPTCKGLGHELVDMIFMDDILIPCEDCKGKRFRQEVLKVKFNNKNIHEVLEMTAEEALKFFVAYQGIRKPLSILKEVGLEHLKLGQALSTLSGGEIQRLKLAKQFLTSEAHNALYILDEPTTGLHFREIELLLKLLQKLVEGGATVLLIEHNLEIIKNSDWVIDIGPEAGSGGGKIIAEGTPVDIAKKKTYTARYLKQYLSGEPLYGSKENQAPSLT
- a CDS encoding ABC transporter ATP-binding protein/permease; this translates as MDQKKIKLLHLLKKDIAPYLGGFIALIVVGLIAGITKSTLPWLTSRLLTLWERPEELSTSFLEEASHPIIVAIREFVAPLYNYLFTGDDQIIRLPLVILACYIFSNIARFIVCSQTRLIAEKICIDHRKKLLNQYLQSPLSYLEQFKSGSGGLISRMLNDINQIYNGFTKTADLLKEPVVCLGSLLFLLYVTSLKQMAFLFVLLIFVAVFVVALTKSIRRNSRRNQENLEEITSTLKETLDGSRIIRSFNLEEKIRIRFKKQVDQFYKFRKKITLLEESSGPITESFTTVIVAAVLITVGLLIKKGEMTVAEFMGSGVALGLLFDSAKKTQDAIIRVQQGLVARVRLQEILLVGEEHISDPQNVIAMPTDWDSIKFNNINYSIGDRHILKNINLTIKRGETVALVGPSGSGKTSLLNLLERFISPDSGSIHIGNADITAIPLHELRRHISLVSQDVFLFRDTLEENIRASIVNATHADIEAAAKAANVHSFIQSLPDGYQTLAGDRGQRLSGGEKQRISIARAFLKNAPILLLDEATSALDTDNEVEVQKGLQTLMQDKTCFVVAHRLSTIRNADRIIVLKNGEVVQTGTHQELADQQGEYHRLLNLH